The following are encoded together in the Candida orthopsilosis Co 90-125, chromosome 5 draft sequence genome:
- a CDS encoding Crh11 GPI-anchored cell wall transglycosylase (similar to S. cerevisiae Crh1p) yields the protein MLITRAFSLASILITASAATSSTSCNPVKTSSCSPDPALGGSIEETFNDGLGSYFTNSGNQGNVTTGDEGLSLTINKRFDNPSIHSNFYLMFGYVEVELKAGEGKGIVSSFFLQSDDLDEIDIELFGGDEYEWQSNYFVQGNTSTYDRGGYHQISPNPLTNYHKYAINWTKDSLDWIVDGSVIRSLQITNSQGYPQTPMRIYAGIWAGGDSSNEEGTIQWAGGETDYSDVPFTMHIKSITAIDYSTGSEYSYSDQSGYWQSIDAKDGEVNGRYSDAQDDVSRVDNGESIDDSASIEPSSTTESSSSSSSSSSSSSSSSSNASGSSSSSESSNSSAASSLSAENSSSSESKTSASASATETTDSSSDSTQSTQGADKAETEASSASATTSEAASSEHKSTTSSSSSETASVSSSSESSAAGLASNIRSMQLVTFLVSFVSLGFILI from the coding sequence ATGCTAATAACACGCGCTTTTTCACTCGCTTCAATACTCATTACTGCTTCAGCTGCCACTAGCAGTACCTCGTGCAATCCAGTCAAAACGCTGTCATGCTCCCCAGATCCAGCATTAGGaggatcaattgaagaaacttTCAATGACGGATTAGGTTCTTATTTCACCAATCTGGGTAATCAAGGTAATGTCACCACTGGAGATGAAGGTTTGTCACTTACCATCAATAAAAGATTTGACAACCCATCCATACATTCAAACTTCTATTTAATGTTTGGTtatgttgaagttgaattgaaagctGGTGAAGGTAAAGGTAttgtttcatcatttttcTTACAAagtgatgatttggatgaaattgatattgaattatttggtggtgatgaatatgaatGGCAATCAAACTATTTTGTTCAAGGAAACACATCTACTTATGATCGTGGTggatatcatcaaatttctccaaatccGTTGACAAACTACCACAAATACGCCATCAATTGGACTAAAGATTCTTTGGATTGGATCGTTGATGGATCAGTTATAAGGTCATTACAAATTACCAATTCACAAGGTTATCCACAAACACCAATGAGAATATACGCAGGTATTTGGGCTGGTGgtgattcatcaaatgaagaaggaaCTATTCAATGGGCTGGTGGTGAAACTGATTATAGCGATGTACCATTCACTATGCATATTAAATCTATTACTGCTATTGATTATTCAACTGGCAGTGAGTATTCTTATTCTGATCAAAGTGGATATTGGCAATCAATCGATGCTAAAGATGGTGAAGTTAATGGTAGATATAGTGATGCTCAAGATGATGTTAGTAGAGTTGATAACGGTGAAAGTATAGACGATAGTGCGTCAATTGAGCCATCGAGTACCACCGAAAGTTCAAGTTCAAGTTCAAGTTCAAGCTCATCTAGTTCATCTAGTTCATCAAATGCATCTGGTTCATCCAGTTCATCcgaatcatcaaattcatctGCTGCATCAAGCTTATCTGCTGAAAACTCGCTGTCATCTGAGTCAAAAACCTCTGCATCTGCATCTGCAACAGAGACAACTGACTCATCATCAGACTCTACTCAATCAACTCAAGGTGCGGACAAAGCAGAAACTGAAGCTTCATCCGCGTCTGCAACCACAAGTGAAGCTGCTTCCAGTGAGCACAAATCAACCacgtcatcatcatcgaGTGAAACAGCATCagtatcttcttcatctgaaAGTTCAGCTGCTGGTTTGGCTTCAAACATAAGATCGATGCAATTGGTTACGTTTTTAGTTCTGTTTGTTTCACTTGGATTCATTCTTATATAG
- a CDS encoding Emc6 protein (S. cerevisiae homolog EMC6 has role protein folding in endoplasmic reticulum and localizes to endoplasmic reticulum), translating into MMDSKKFYSQLSISTNKQKLQYIQDVASLVLGVVAGIITLESLKGFLFFFGGLSLTNAAFYVLCGQGNIHKFFQSPFQEIFVSGVVGNLPGYIMMWCLVYALVKSSS; encoded by the coding sequence ATGATGGATTCAAAAAAGTTCTACAGTCAATTGAGTATTAGTACCAACAAGCAAAAACTACAGTACATACAGGATGTTGCATCCTTAGTATTGGGAGTTGTTGCGGGGATAATAACACTCGAGTCCTTGAAAGggtttctctttttcttcgGTGGTTTGTCACTAACCAATGCAGCTTTCTATGTATTGTGTGGACAGGGTAATATTCACAAGTTTTTCCAAAGTCCATTTCAAGAAATATTTGTTCTGGGTGTTGTAGGAAACCTTCCAGGTTATATCATGATGTGGTGTTTGGTTTACGCATTAGTTAAGTCGAGCTCATGA
- a CDS encoding Abp1 protein (protein similar to S. cerevisiae Abp1p, which is an actin-binding protein of the cortical actin): MEKIDTSTNSKRIQDPYLKVVKGDPSTSFVVYSVDKNATLDVSETGNGSLDEFVENFTDGQVQFGLVRVTVPGSDVSKNILVGWCPDNAPTKLRMSFANNFAEISKIFSGYHIQITARDQDDLDVDDFLNRVCAAAGARYSTVSGGTTKKPTNVSKPIVSKPVSTTGKPSFVPKSTGKPITSVPSGHKPKPQSSDDGWGDAQDVEERDFDEKPLEDVPSTYKPTKVNIEELRKQKSDTVSSAPKSKFNASQDKPEEESPKPLSERMKAYEHDDGRLTSLPKPKVGHSVADRYKANATPSGAPSFGAKPTFGTTKNDRSYKVVGGLSRNFGAENGKTPAQIWAEKRGKYKTVSADEEPEAGNDEKESFQSHASELASKFEKSANINSDDNEEDEKPASLPARNLPPPPARQPEPEEDDEDNEDDEDNEDDEDDEDEQPARLAARNLPPSLPSRDSQQEEPKPPTLPGRNLPPANKGFEDDDEEEEEEDEKPATLPARNLPPPPPRQPEPEPEPEEEEVEEDEEEQPAAEPSSQKSGTVTATAEYDYEKDEDNEIGFEEGDLIVEIDFVDEDWWSGKHSKTGEVGLFPANYVTLNE; encoded by the coding sequence ATGGAAAAGATAGATACttcaaccaattccaaGAGGATTCAGGACCCATACCTCAAAGTTGTAAAAGGAGACCCTAGTACTTCCTTTGTTGTTTACTCAGTAGACAAAAATGCAACGTTGGATGTTTCTGAAACGGGAAATGGATctttggatgaatttgttgaaaacttcACTGATGGACAGGTTCAATTCGGTTTGGTAAGGGTTACTGTCCCCGGGTCTGATGTGTCCAAGAATATTTTGGTGGGTTGGTGCCCAGATAATGCCCCAACTAAATTGAGAATGTCGTTTGCAAACAATTTTGCTGAAATTTCGAAAATCTTTAGCGGATATCATATTCAAATTACTGCTAGAGATCAAGACGACTTGGAcgttgatgattttttgaACCGAGTTTGTGCAGCCGCTGGTGCAAGATATTCGACTGTGTCTGGTGGCACCACCAAAAAACCAACTAACGTCTCCAaaccaattgtttcaaagcCAGTATCAACTACTGGTAAACCATCCTTTGTTCCAAAATCTACTGGAAAACCAATTACTTCTGTGCCATCTGGTCACAAACCGAAGCCTCAATCTAGCGACGATGGATGGGGTGATGCTCAAGATGTGGAAGAACGTgactttgatgaaaagCCATTGGAAGATGTACCTTCCACTTACAAGCCAACTAAGGTTAACATCGAAGAATTGAGAAAACAAAAGTCTGACACTGTTAGTTCTGCTCCAAAGTCCAAGTTTAATGCTTCGCAAGACAAACCAGAAGAGGAATCTCCAAAACCATTGAGTGAACGTATGAAAGCTTACGAACATGATGATGGTAGATTGACCTCACTTCCGAAACCAAAAGTTGGTCATTCAGTTGCTGATAGATACAAAGCAAACGCAACACCATCGGGAGCACCTTCGTTCGGAGCTAAGCCAACATTTGGTACAACCAAAAATGATAGAAGCTATAAAGTTGTTGGCGGTTTgtcaagaaattttggaGCCGAGAATGGTAAAACACCAGCACAAATTTGGGCTGAAAAGAGAGGTAAGTACAAGACTGTTTCTGCAGACGAAGAACCGGAAGCAggaaatgatgaaaaggaGTCTTTCCAAAGCCACGCGTCTGAGTTGGCAagcaagtttgaaaaaagcGCAAATATTAATAGTGATGACAATGAGGAAGACGAAAAACCAGCTTCCTTACCTGCTAGAAACTTACCTCCTCCACCTGCTAGACAACCAGAACCGGAAGAAGACGATGAAGACAATGAAGACGATGAAGACAATGAAGACgatgaagacgatgaaGACGAGCAACCAGCTAGATTAGCAGCTAGAAACTTGCCTCCATCCTTGCCATCTCGCGATTCACAACAAGAAGAGCCCAAACCACCTACTTTGCCAGGAAGAAACTTGCCACCAGCAAATAAAGGATtcgaagatgatgatgaggaagaggaagaagaagacgaaAAACCAGCAACCTTGCCGGCAAGAAACTTACCTCCACCACCTCCAAGACAACCGGAACCAGAGCCAGAACcagaggaagaagaggtaGAGGAGGATGAAGAGGAGCAGCCAGCAGCAGAGCCTAGCTCACAAAAATCTGGTACAGTAACTGCAACAGCAGAGTACGATTACGAGAAGGATGAAGACAACGAAATAGGTTTTGAAGAAGGCGATCTCATTGTTGAGATTGACTTTGTGGATGAAGATTGGTGGTCTGGAAAACACTCAAAGACTGGTGAAGTTGGTCTTTTCCCAGCCAATTACGTCACCTTGAATGAATAG